From the genome of Alosa alosa isolate M-15738 ecotype Scorff River chromosome 18, AALO_Geno_1.1, whole genome shotgun sequence, one region includes:
- the ubtd1a gene encoding LOW QUALITY PROTEIN: ubiquitin domain-containing protein 1a (The sequence of the model RefSeq protein was modified relative to this genomic sequence to represent the inferred CDS: substituted 1 base at 1 genomic stop codon), producing MGGCVGTQRRALGASRNGGRRNKKRGGRNEPLKKERPKWKSDYPMTEGQLRSKRDEFWDTAPAFDGRKEIWDALKAAAIALECNDHQLWPXWARPASAAAAWAYTTHAHGSLTECYDELGNRYQLPAYCLAPPLNLVSERSENEGAEPTEQQVPPRKEFPLKVRLSSGQDVRLTASMADAIGQLKKQLQAQEDIDVAHQRWFFSGKLLTDKTRLQDTKIQKDFVIQVIVNTAAPIIPK from the exons atgGGAGGATGCGTGGGGACCCAGAGGCGCGCGCTGGGCGCGAGCAGGAACGGCGGCAGGCGCAACAAGAAGCGTGGAG gacgtAACGAGCCCCTGAAGAAGGAGCGTCCCAAGTGGAAGAGTGACTACCCGATGACCGAAGGACAGCTGCGCAGCAAGCGAGATGAATTCTGGGATACGGCGCCGGCGTTCGACGGGCGTAAGGAGATCTGGGACGCGCTGAAGGCGGCCGCCATCGCCCTCGAGTGCAACGACCACCAGCTGTGGCCATAGTGGGCCAGACCAGCATCCGCAGCTGCCGCATGGGcctacaccacacacgcacac ggctccCTCACCGAGTGCTATGACGAACTCGGAAACCGCTACCAGCTGCCAGCCTACTGCTTGGCTCCGCCCCTGAATCTGGTGTCAGAGCGCAGTGAGAACGAGGGGGCGGAGCCAACGGAACAACAGGTCCCACCCAGGAAGGAGTTCCCACTGAAG gtgcgTCTGTCGTCGGGGCAGGACGTGCGCCTGACGGCCAGCATGGCGGACGCCATCGGTCAGCTGAAGAAGCAGCTGCAGGCGCAGGAGGACATCGACGTGGCGCACCAGCGATGGTTCTTCTCTGGAAAGCTGCTGACCGACAAGACGCGGCTGCAGGACACCAAGATCCAGAAGGACTTCGTCATCCAGGTCATCGTCAACACAGCTGCCCCCATCATCCccaagtag